GTGGGTCTTAGTGTTGTTTGGGTTCTCTCTATTCATTAGACTACTTCCTTTCAGAATGTTGAGGTGCATTTTCTCCctatttttgttctctttccgAATTATAGAAATAACTGGTCCATATTGCATATATTACAAATTACTGGCCTTTCAAAACTTTTATATTCCTAGACAATAAACTCATGGGCTATTCTAATTTATCAGGAGTTATAGATGAGGTCTTGGATTTGTATTATTGAATCCATGATGTATTCTTTCATCACGCTTGTATTTCGTCCTTTTTACTTAGGAATCATTTGTGGAGCCCCCTTCAGTGGAAGATCAAgtccaagagagagagagagagagagagagagagaaagagtcCAGCATCAATGAAGGCTGTAGTGATAACCACTCCAGGTGGACCGGAGGTCCTCCAACGACAAGAAGTTGAAGACCCAGAACTCAAAGGCGATGAGGTCCTAATAAAAGTTGAGGCCACGGCGCTGAACCGAGCCGACATTCTTCAGAGGAAGGGCATGTACCCACCACCCCCAGGTTCCAGCCCATACCTGGGTCTTGAATGTTCTGGAACCATTGAGGCCGTTGGGAAGCAAGTGTCATACTGGCAAGTCGGTGACAAGGTGTGTGCTCTTCTTAGCGGAGGAGGGTATGCTGAGAAGGTGGCAGTTCCAGCTGGACAAGTCCTTCTTGCTCCACCTGGTGTTTCTTTGCAGGATGCTGCTAGTTTTCCCGAGGTTTCATGCACTGTTTGGTCGACTGTGTTTATGATGAGTAGGCTATCTGCTGGCGAAACATTTTTGGTTCATGGGGGCTCCAGTGGAATTGGTACATTTGCAATTCAGATAGCTAAATACTGGGGAGCAAAGGTGTTTGTCACAGCAGGAAGTAAGGAAAAGTTGGCTTTTTGCAAGAATCTTGGAGCTGATTTATGCATCAATTACAAGACGGAGGATTTTGTTGAGCGGGTAAAGGAAGAAACGGGTGGCAAGGGTGTTGATGTTATCTTGGATATCATAGGGGCAGAGTACTTTCGGCAGAACCTTGACAGCTTAAGTTTTGATGGGAGGCTTTTTGTTATTGGGACGATGGGTGGTGCTGTTACAGAAATAGATCTTCGTATTGTGCTTTCGAAGCGCCTTACCATCCAAGCTGCCGGCTTGCGATACAGAAGTCCAGAAAACAAAGCAGCGATTGTTAGGGAGGTGGAAAACAATGTGTGGCCTGCAATTGTGGCTGGCAAGGTGAAACCTGTGGTCTACAAGTATTTTCCATTATCTAAAGCAGCAGAGGCTCACCGGCTCATGGAAAGCAGCAAGCACATTGGAAAGATTCTGCTTCTTCCCTGATGATATGAATGTTAAGTATTTTGAACTCAAATAAACAACATGGTTCAGAGTCTTCAGACCTTGTGAGCAGCTGGGGTCTATCGTCTAGGATAATGTTTAATTTGCATAGCTTAAGTTGTTTAATACTCTTGTATTATGAGAATTAAATCAAGGTTAACGGATAAATTTCGGGATATTTTTAGGTTTGGTTTTAATGCGTTTGATTTAACTTTTAACATAATCTTGTCGTTGAGATTAATTTGGTCATGGCTGAAAAGAGCCTTACTCGAAAAATAAGGTGAGAATAAAGGTCATGGCTGGAACAAGATTTAACATGGCCACAACATATGTTGTTGAAGTTAGAACTAGGCTCTTAACACgaataataaaaattagttaCCCAAGTAGCCTGCAGAGAAAAGCTTTCAGCAGTACCATCCATGTTAGGTTTGTTATGTCGTCTCTGTAAATTGAGAATAACTATAATATTAATTGCAATCTGTAGTGAGATCAGCCTAAAATGAAATGATTAAGAGGCAGGAAGATACATTTCTACCATTGTAGCAGCACCAAACAACATTCTGTACGCCACCAGGATGGTCAGGTTCATCCCATCCTGGGATGCTAGTTTATACAAAATATTCAGAACCGTGTACAATATTTGAACAGCTATCATGACGGCTATGGACTTCATTTTTGAGAAGAAATCATCTTGGAAAATGTATGGACTTAGGAGAGGTAAGCAAGGTTATTTTCAACCTTCAACCAGGTTTTAATGATCATGTGTTACATCCCTTTTGTAATTGAAAACCTGATatttggagaatttttttgGAGTGGGTTGCaaaggttttttttctctgggattttacaattataatgttttttttttcttttcaaaaaaccAATATAATAACATTATGCAAATTCAATATCATTCTCGGGAACTCTCGTTATCCCAAACAATTATGGGAGCTTTATATTCACTATTTTCAACACTTGATACATAACCATGATTTCATAAATACGAAGTAAGAAGTTAACTATGATTATGTCTATGAACACGTGTCAAGTATTAAGGACGGTGAAAATACACCTTGAATTAAAGTGGTCAACAAAACATTGCCAAGTAAGAAATCGGAGAACTTAGTACATACAAAAAGTTAGGAATTGGTTGGATCAACTACTAATTTTAAGGTAAGAcccatatattttttggttgattatGTCTAGTAATCGCAGAGAAGTCAGATATTGAaatagtttcttttcttctcataCCCATTCCaataaataaacatgccaTTAATTATAACTTCTTATCTAATATGTTTAGAgatgattttattttcataaaaatataagCAACAAGTTTCAATGTATAATCCCAATAAATTGCAAACCACAAGCAATTTCCCATTCCTTTATAATGGTCACAAgtatataaaatacaaatgtaTTACATATACAACCCCCCTTTtaacaaactaaaaaataaaataaaaaaaatagttgggAAACCCCAAAATGAAATACATATGGagcaaataaaagaatttgacCTGCGTGCTGTCCATAAGACTATCATCTGTGATCACTACAAGAGCCAGCAGCAGttaagaaaggaaaaataagataaaaatcACTCTTTAGGCAGCATCTCAATCAATAACGATACTAACCACAACGCTATGTTCATCAAGAGCAAAGTGCTAGACAGAAATCCAGGCACCACCATCACGTACCAGAAAACCCACAATTACCCCCACAGAGAAGAATTGATCAAAATGAATGAATTGTAAGTTAGGAGGCAAATAAACACAGAAAAAGCACTCATTCTAACGAATTTCGGCCTCTAAAACAAATCAGCTTTCTTCTTCTGCATGTCTTGCTTCCATTTTGGCTGTTGATAGAATGCATCTTTCATCATCCCAAATATGGTCTGAAACTCCTCATCTGATAGATAAGCCTGAAAACCAAACAGAGGAAAT
Above is a genomic segment from Prunus dulcis chromosome 7, ALMONDv2, whole genome shotgun sequence containing:
- the LOC117634471 gene encoding quinone oxidoreductase PIG3-like, producing the protein MKAVVITTPGGPEVLQRQEVEDPELKGDEVLIKVEATALNRADILQRKGMYPPPPGSSPYLGLECSGTIEAVGKQVSYWQVGDKVCALLSGGGYAEKVAVPAGQVLLAPPGVSLQDAASFPEVSCTVWSTVFMMSRLSAGETFLVHGGSSGIGTFAIQIAKYWGAKVFVTAGSKEKLAFCKNLGADLCINYKTEDFVERVKEETGGKGVDVILDIIGAEYFRQNLDSLSFDGRLFVIGTMGGAVTEIDLRIVLSKRLTIQAAGLRYRSPENKAAIVREVENNVWPAIVAGKVKPVVYKYFPLSKAAEAHRLMESSKHIGKILLLP